The following proteins are encoded in a genomic region of Xenopus laevis strain J_2021 chromosome 3L, Xenopus_laevis_v10.1, whole genome shotgun sequence:
- the LOC108710202 gene encoding protocadherin alpha-6 encodes MAWDLVLSQLHYIISEESKHGTFVGRIAQDLGLEISEINSRMLRIVSRDEREYFQVNLQNGILFVNNIIDREEICPKITVCILHLEIIVDKPVQIYHVDVEIEDINDNYPVFSAKEYSIVIAESRVAESKFPLEGAVDEDVGTNSIRAYQLSSNEVFAIEIRKDKHLSESVELILKKPLDRENKPFYNLTLTAVDGGKPKLSGTTQLLITVQDANDNAPTFHESVYEVTLLENSLKGSLVTKVIAIDPDEGDNGKVTYEFSSQVPPQEKSTFKIDPETGEIKVIGEVNFEKNNYFDIRIDATDKGQNPMTGHCKILISIIDVNDNPPEITVTSLSVPVAEDSPVGSTVAIIRIQDTDSGFNGKVTCFIAGKVPFKLNPTLREYYALTVEGLLDREIASAYEVEIFARDGGSPALSVTQTINVEISDVNDNAPSFAQLSDTIFITENNPPGSHIYTVSATDSDINQNSFITYSLIEGFIEGIPVSSYLSISPESGKIFALLSFDQELIHFFQCNIKASDAGLPPLSGKLTLNVFIVDVNDNAPALFPQFYNFDSQVTEMVSRSAKIGHPVTKIKAIDADSGYNAFLAYGLKDPTEKTPFGIVQHTGEIIVTRRILESDRDEYKLLILVKDHGDPVLSSTVTITVVLVETIQDITVEQNQKGIEFEDGSNTNIYLIMAICIISVIFLLTLIVYTAIRWHQYSVELKELKQSNLASSLAGSWTKSMQRHYSLWLNGISSKNDLILFTPNVSQPPVNDNSSIQQGFGTGPPGQILQKQLLGSA; translated from the exons ATGGCTTGGGATTTGGTGCTGTCTCAGCTCCATTATATCATTTCTGAAGAATCTAAACATGGAACCTTTGTTGGAAgaattgctcaggacctgggtctgGAGATCAGTGAGATTAATTCCAGAATGTTGAGGATTGTCTCTAGAGATGAAAGAGAATATTTCCAGGTAAATCTGCAAAATGGCATCTTATTTGTAAATAATATCATTGACAGAGAAGAAATCTGTCCAAAGATAACTGTTTGTATTTTACACCTTGAAATAATAGTAGATAAGCCTGTACAAATATATCATGTAGATGTAGAAATTGAAGATATTAATGATAACTACCCTGTTTTTTCTGCAAAAGAATACAGCATTGTTATAGCTGAATCAAGAGTAGCTGAATCTAAATTTCCATTAGAGGGAGCAGTGGATGAGGATGTTGGCACAAATTCCATCAGGGCCTATCAACTCAGCTCAAATGAAGTGTTTGCTATAGAAATCAGGAAAGACAAACACCTAAGTGAATCAGTTGAACTCATACTGAAGAAACCTTTGGACAGAGAGAATAAGCCATTTTATAATTTAACACTAACAGCTGTTGATGGTGGCAAACCAAAATTAAGTGGCACCACACAGTTACTTATTACAGTTCAAGATGCAAATGACAATGCTCCAACCTTTCACGAGTCAGTATATGAGGTTACTTTGTTAGAAAACTCTCTAAAAGGATCTTTGGTGACCAAAGTAATTGCTATTGACCCAGATGAAGGAGATAATGGAAAGGTCACATATGAGTTTAGCAGTCAGGTCCCACCTCAAGAAAAATCTACTTTTAAGATAGATCCGGAAACAGGTGAAATTAAAGTGATAGGGGAAGTAAATTTTGAAAAGAATAATTATTTTGACATTCGTATTGATGCAACAGACAAAGGACAAAACCCGATGACTGGCCATTGCAAAATTCTGATCAGTATTATAGATGTCAATGATAACCCTCCAGAAATTACAGTAACTTCCCTTTCAGTGCCTGTGGCTGAAGATTCACCAGTAGGGTCCACAGTAGCAATCATCAGAATTCAAGATACGGATTCAGGCTTCAATGGGAAAGTGACCTGCTTCATAGCTGGAAAAGTACCTTTTAAGTTAAACCCAACCCTTAGGGAATACTATGCCTTGACAGTAGAAGGACTTTTAGATCGTGAAATTGCCTCTGCATATGAGGTTGAAATTTTTGCAAGGGATGGCGGTTCCCCAGCACTTTCGGTTACACAGACCATTAATGTAGAAATAAGTGATGTTAATGACAATGCTCCTTCTTTTGCTCAACTCTCAGATacaatttttattacagaaaataatccACCAGGTTCTCATATCTACACAGTATCAGCCACTGATTCAGATATCAACCAAAATTCTTTTATAACTTATTCACTTATAGAAGGTTTCATTGAAGGCATCCCAGTTTCATCCTACCTTTCAATCAGTCCTGAGAGTGGTAAGATCTTTGCTTTGCTCTCCTTTGATCAAGAGCTGATTCATTTCTTTCAGTGTAATATTAAAGCTTCTGATGCAGGATTACCCCCACTCAGTGGAAAATTGACCCTAAATGTCTTTATAGTGGATGTAAATGACAATGCACCTGCACTTTTTCCACAATTTTACAACTTTGACTCCCAAGTTACAGAAATGGTATCACGGTCAGCAAAAATAGGCCACCCGGTCACAAAAATCAAGGCAATTGATGCAGATTCAGGATACAATGCATTTCTTGCCTATGGCTTGAAAGATCCTACAGAAAAAACACCTTTTGGAATTGTACAGCATACTGGGGAAATAATAGTAACTCGCCGTATCTTAGAGTCTGATCGTGATGAATATAAACTTCTCATTTTGGTAAAGGACCATGGAGATCCAGTCTTGTCTTCTACAGTGACAATCACTGTCGTGTTAGTGGAAACAATCCAAGATATCACTGTTGAACAAAACCAAAAAGGAATTGAATTTGAAGATGGTTCcaacacaaatatttatttaatcatgGCAATCTGCATTATCTCTGTTATTTTTCTACTGACCCTCATTGTGTACACAGCAATAAGATGGCACCAATATTCTGTGGAGTTAAAAGAGTTAAAACAAAGCAATCTGGCATCCAGTCTAGCTGGAAGTTGGACCAAATCAATGCAACGCCATTACAGTCTTTGGCTAAATGGAATTTCAtccaaaaatgatttaattttgttTACTCCAAATGTCTCCCAACCACCAGTCAATGATAATTCCTCTATCCAGCAAGGATTTGGCACAGGTCCACCTGGGCAG ATTCTTCAGAAACAGCTTCTGGGAAGTGCATAA